From the genome of Roseivivax sp. THAF197b:
CCCTGATGCCAGTAGCCGAAAACGGTGCGGTTGAATGTCGTATCCATGCGTCCTCTGATCGGGTGCAGTCGGGGCCGCTTGCCTTTCCGATATGTCGCACAGCGCGCGTCTCGGGGGAATGGGGGAATCTTGCGCCCCTGCGCGTTGTGGCTTTCCCCGCCCCCTCGGCCTCTGATACGTCTTTCCCGACGCCAATGACGAAGGGCTGATCCATGACCAAACCCGTCATCCTCACGATCCTCGATGGCTGGGGCCTGTCGGACACGCGCGAGGCGAACGCCCCTGCGCTCGCGGACACGCCCAACATGGACCGGCTGATGCGCGATTGCCCGAACGCGACGCTGATCACCCACGGCCCCGATGTGGGCCTGCCCACCGGGCAGATGGGCAATTCCGAGGTGGGCCACACCAATATCGGCGCGGGCAGAGTGGTGGCGATGGATCTTGGCCAGATCGATCTGGCCATCGAGGATGGCAGCTATTTCGAGAATGAAGCGATCCTCGCCTTTGCCGACCGCGTGAAGGCCGCAGGCGCGCGCGCGCATCTCTTCGGGGTGATCTCGGATGGCGGCGTGCATGGCCATCTCGCGCATGTCCTCGCCACGGCGAAGCTGCTGACGGAGAAGGGCCTGGGCGTCGTGATCCATGCCATCACCGATGGCCGCGACGTGCCGCCCAAAAGCGCCGATGGCTTTATCGACGCGCTTGCCGCGGATCTGCCCGAGGGCGCGACGATCGGCACCGTGATCGGGCGGTATTACGCCATGGACCGCGACAATCGCTGGGACCGGGTCGAGACGGCCTATCGCGCCATCGTGGACGGGAGAGGCGACACCGCGAGCACGCCCGCAGGGGCGGTCGAGCAGGCATGGGATGCGGGCAAGACCGACGAATTCATCCCGGCAACGGTGATCGACGGCTATGAGGGCATGGCCTCGGGCGACGGTTTTTTCTGCCTCAATTTCCGGGCCGATCGCGCGCGCGAAATCCTCGCTGCGATCTGTGCGCCGGACTTTGACGGCTTCGAGCGCACGGCCCCCGAGCTTTCGGCGCGGCTCGGCATGGTGGAATATTCAGACGCGCACAACGCCTACATGGAGACGGCCTATCCCAAGCGGAAGATCGTCAACACGCTGGGTGAATGGGTGGCGAAACATGGGCTCACCCAGTTTCGTCTGGCCGAAACGGAAAAATATCCGCACGTCACCTTCTTTCTCAATGGCGGCCGCGAAGTGCCCGAAGGGGGCGAGGACCGCTTCATGCCGAAATCGCCCGGCGTTGCGACCTACGACCTGCAGCCCGAGATGAGCGCGCCTGAGGTGACGAAGAAATTCGTTGAGGCCGTGCATGCGGGCTACGACCTGATCGTGGTGAACTACGCCAATCCCGACATGGTCGGACATACCGGCGATCTGGAAGCGGCCATGGCCGCCTGCGCCGAGGTGGACCGCGGCCTCGGCGAGGTGCTGGAGGCGCTGCACGAGGTCGGTGGCGCGATGATCGTCACCGCCGATCACGGCAATTGCGACGTGATGGTCGATCCGGAGACGGGCAATCCGCACACGGCGCATACGCTCAACCCGGTGCCGGTGATCCTCGTGGGTGGGCCGGAGGGCACGCGCCTTGCCGAGGGGCGTCTTGCGGATCTGGCCCCCACACTGCTGGAGCTGATGGGCCTTGAGCAGCCCGAGGAAATGACTGGACGGAGCCTGATCCGCAAATGATCCGTGCGCTGGGCCTGTCCCTGATCCTGTCCCTTGCGCTGAACGCATCGCCGCTGGCCGCGCAGGATGCCGGCGCGGCAGCACGGGCCGCGGCTGCGGCGCTGGATCAGGCCGGGCAGGATCTGGCATCCGCGCGGCGCGCCTCGGACCGGGTGGCGGCGCTGACCGCGACCGTGCGGGCCTACGAGGACGGTCTGACCGCCCTGCGCGACGGGTTGCGCGATGCCTCCATCCGTGAGGCGACCCTGCGCCGCGATCTCGCTGCCCGCGAGGACGAGGTGGCGTCCCTGCTGGCCGCATTGCAGACGCTCGGTCGCGCCGAGGTGGCACAGCAGCTTTTGCACCCCGAGGGGCCTCTGGGCGCTGCCCGCTCGGGCATGTTGGTCTCCGCCGTCACGCCCGGACTTGCCGCCGAGGCGCAGGCGCTGGCGCGCGACCTGCAGGAGGTCGCGACCTTGCGACAATTGCAGGAAAACGCCGCGGACACCCTGCGCGACGGGCTGTCCGGCGTGCAGGAGGCCCGCGCGGCGCTGAGCCAGGCCGTCTCCGACCGCACCGACCTGCCGCGTCGCTTTACCGAAGACCCCGTCCAGACCGCCGTTCTGATCGCCGCGACCGAAACGCTCGAAGGCTTTGCCAGCGGGTTGACCGAGATGACGGGCCGCGATGTCGCACCGGATGCGAGCCCCGCGCTCGCGCAGGGCGCGGTGCCGCTGCCGGTCTCGGGCCGGATCCTGCGTCGCGCAGGCGAGGCGGATGCCGCGGGCGTCGCCCGCCCGGGTATCGTGCTGGCCACACGCCCCGAGGCACTGGTGACAACGCCCGTGCCCGCCACGATCCGCTACATGGGGCCGCTGCTCGATTACGGGCTCGTCGCCATCCTCGAGCCGCGGGCCGACCTTCTGTTTGTCTTCGCGGGTCTCGAGACGCTCTTCGGCGCAGCGGGGCAGGTTCTGCCGCAGGGGGCGCCGGTGGGCCTGATGGGCGGCGGCGGGAATAACACCTCTGTGTTACAGGCCGGAGAGGGGGGTGGAAACACCCGTCCGGAAACGCTCTATATAGAAGTCAGAGAAGGGGATGCGCCGGTCGATCCGCTGGCGTGGTTCACAACCGACAAGGGATAACATCTTATGCAGAAATTCGTCATGGCCGCGCTTGGCGGGACGCTCGCCGGCATCGTCGCGACGACGCAATTCGTGGGCCCGCTTCTGGCGCAGGAAGAAAACCGCGCCACCAGCGTCTACGAACAGCTCGATCTGTTCGGTGACATCTTCGAACGCATCCGCGCGCAATACGTCGAACAGGTGGACGAGGAAGACCTGATCGAGGCGGCCATCGACGGCATGTTGACCTCGCTCGATCCGCATTCCAGCTATCTCTCGCCCGACGATGCCGCGGACATGCGCGTCCAGACCCGCGGCGAATTCGGCGGCCTCGGCATCGAGGTCACGCAGGAAGACGGCTTCGTGAAGGTCGTCTCGCCCATCGACGGCACGCCTGCCGAAATGGCCGGGATCGAGGCCGGTGATTTCATCACCCATGTGGATGGCGAGTCGGTCCTGGGCCTCACGCTCGACGAGGCGGTGGACATGATGCGCGGGCCCGTGGGCTCCGAGATCATCATCACCGTCGTGCGCGAGGGCGAGGGCGAGCCCTTCGATGTGGAGATCGTGCGCGACACGATCACCCTGACCGCCGTGCGCACCCGGACCGAAGGCCAGACCGTGGTTCTGCGCATCACCACCTTCAACGATCAGACCTATCCCAATCTCGAGGAAGGTCTGAACGAACAGGTGGAAGCGCTGGGCGGCATGGAGAACGTGAACGGCTTCGTCGTCGATCTGCGCAACAATCCGGGCGGTCTTCTGACCCAGGCGATCCGCGTCTCGGATGCCTTCCTCGATGCGGGTGAGATCGTCTCGACCCGTGGCCGCGATCCGCAGGACGGCGACCGCTTCAACGCCGAAGAGGGCGATCTGGCCGAGGGCAAGCCCATCGTGGTCCTGATCAATGGCGGCTCTGCCTCGGCGTCCGAGATCGTCGCGGGCGCGCTGCAGGATCATCGCCGGGCCATCGTTGTGGGCACCAAGTCCTTCGGCAAAGGCTCCGTTCAGACGGTGATGCCGCTTCGCGGCGATGGCGCGATGCGTCTGACGACCGCGCGGTATTACACGCCCTCGGGCCGGTCGATCCAGGCGCTGGGCGTCTCGCCCGATATCGTCGTGGCTCAGCCCCCGCGCCGCCCCGAAAGCGAGGAGGACGAAGAGGCCAGCGGCCTGCCCACCCGCACCGAGGCGGATCTTCGCGGCTCGCTCGACAATGACAGCCTGTCCGAAGACGAGCTGCGCCAGATCGAGGAAGATCGCGAAAAGGCAGAAACCGCCGCTGCATTGCGCGAAGAGGATTACCAGCTGGCCTATGCCATTGACATCCTCAAGGGCCTTTCGGCGCTGGGTCCCGAAGTGCAGGCCCTGAGCCAGGGCGC
Proteins encoded in this window:
- the gpmI gene encoding 2,3-bisphosphoglycerate-independent phosphoglycerate mutase, which produces MTKPVILTILDGWGLSDTREANAPALADTPNMDRLMRDCPNATLITHGPDVGLPTGQMGNSEVGHTNIGAGRVVAMDLGQIDLAIEDGSYFENEAILAFADRVKAAGARAHLFGVISDGGVHGHLAHVLATAKLLTEKGLGVVIHAITDGRDVPPKSADGFIDALAADLPEGATIGTVIGRYYAMDRDNRWDRVETAYRAIVDGRGDTASTPAGAVEQAWDAGKTDEFIPATVIDGYEGMASGDGFFCLNFRADRAREILAAICAPDFDGFERTAPELSARLGMVEYSDAHNAYMETAYPKRKIVNTLGEWVAKHGLTQFRLAETEKYPHVTFFLNGGREVPEGGEDRFMPKSPGVATYDLQPEMSAPEVTKKFVEAVHAGYDLIVVNYANPDMVGHTGDLEAAMAACAEVDRGLGEVLEALHEVGGAMIVTADHGNCDVMVDPETGNPHTAHTLNPVPVILVGGPEGTRLAEGRLADLAPTLLELMGLEQPEEMTGRSLIRK
- a CDS encoding S41 family peptidase codes for the protein MQKFVMAALGGTLAGIVATTQFVGPLLAQEENRATSVYEQLDLFGDIFERIRAQYVEQVDEEDLIEAAIDGMLTSLDPHSSYLSPDDAADMRVQTRGEFGGLGIEVTQEDGFVKVVSPIDGTPAEMAGIEAGDFITHVDGESVLGLTLDEAVDMMRGPVGSEIIITVVREGEGEPFDVEIVRDTITLTAVRTRTEGQTVVLRITTFNDQTYPNLEEGLNEQVEALGGMENVNGFVVDLRNNPGGLLTQAIRVSDAFLDAGEIVSTRGRDPQDGDRFNAEEGDLAEGKPIVVLINGGSASASEIVAGALQDHRRAIVVGTKSFGKGSVQTVMPLRGDGAMRLTTARYYTPSGRSIQALGVSPDIVVAQPPRRPESEEDEEASGLPTRTEADLRGSLDNDSLSEDELRQIEEDREKAETAAALREEDYQLAYAIDILKGLSALGPEVQALSQGAAPAAETESE
- a CDS encoding murein hydrolase activator EnvC; translation: MIRALGLSLILSLALNASPLAAQDAGAAARAAAAALDQAGQDLASARRASDRVAALTATVRAYEDGLTALRDGLRDASIREATLRRDLAAREDEVASLLAALQTLGRAEVAQQLLHPEGPLGAARSGMLVSAVTPGLAAEAQALARDLQEVATLRQLQENAADTLRDGLSGVQEARAALSQAVSDRTDLPRRFTEDPVQTAVLIAATETLEGFASGLTEMTGRDVAPDASPALAQGAVPLPVSGRILRRAGEADAAGVARPGIVLATRPEALVTTPVPATIRYMGPLLDYGLVAILEPRADLLFVFAGLETLFGAAGQVLPQGAPVGLMGGGGNNTSVLQAGEGGGNTRPETLYIEVREGDAPVDPLAWFTTDKG